Proteins from a single region of Diaphorobacter limosus:
- a CDS encoding acetyl-CoA C-acyltransferase: protein MREAVIVSTARTPMTKSHRGEFNVTPAAQLAAFSVRAAVERSGVDPAMIEDLILGCGNPDGFQGRNLGRQAVLRAELPLTIAGTTITRYCASGLQAIAAATGRIVAEGVDAMIAGGVETISGLRPGNNLPTDMDPWLVEHKPALYMAMIDTADIVAKRYAISREDQDAFALQSQQRTAAAQAADLFKDEIIPCATRMAEKNKDTGEVTHRDVVATHDNCNRASTTLEGLAKLEPVKGAGNFITAGNASQLSDGSSSCVLVEARQAERLGLQALGALRGFAVAGCEPDEMGIGPVFAVPKLLKRHGLTVDDIDLWELNEAFASQALYCQRQLGIPNERLNVNGGAISIGHPFGMTGARLAGHILLEGQRRKAKDPSVKWGVVTMCIGGGQGAAGLFEIF, encoded by the coding sequence ATGCGTGAAGCCGTCATTGTTTCCACAGCCCGCACGCCTATGACCAAGTCGCACCGCGGCGAATTCAACGTGACCCCTGCCGCCCAGCTGGCGGCCTTCTCGGTCAGGGCCGCGGTCGAGCGCTCGGGCGTCGATCCGGCCATGATCGAGGACTTGATCCTGGGCTGCGGCAACCCCGACGGTTTCCAGGGCCGCAACCTGGGCCGCCAGGCCGTGCTGCGCGCCGAGCTGCCCCTCACCATCGCCGGCACCACCATCACCCGCTACTGCGCCTCGGGCCTGCAGGCGATTGCCGCCGCCACCGGCCGCATCGTGGCCGAGGGCGTGGACGCCATGATCGCCGGCGGGGTGGAGACCATCTCGGGCCTGCGCCCGGGCAACAACCTGCCCACCGACATGGACCCCTGGCTGGTCGAGCACAAGCCTGCGCTGTACATGGCCATGATTGACACGGCGGACATCGTGGCCAAGCGCTATGCCATCAGCCGCGAGGATCAGGATGCGTTTGCGCTGCAAAGCCAGCAGCGCACCGCCGCCGCCCAGGCCGCCGACCTGTTCAAGGACGAGATCATCCCCTGCGCCACGCGCATGGCCGAGAAGAACAAGGACACCGGCGAGGTCACCCACCGCGACGTGGTGGCCACGCACGACAACTGCAACCGCGCCTCGACCACGCTCGAAGGCCTGGCCAAGCTGGAGCCGGTCAAGGGCGCGGGCAACTTCATCACCGCGGGCAATGCCTCGCAGCTGTCCGATGGCTCCTCGTCCTGCGTGCTGGTCGAGGCCCGGCAGGCCGAGCGCCTGGGCCTGCAGGCCCTGGGCGCGTTGCGCGGCTTTGCCGTGGCCGGGTGCGAGCCGGATGAAATGGGCATAGGCCCGGTGTTCGCCGTGCCCAAGCTGCTCAAGCGCCATGGTCTGACCGTGGACGACATAGACCTGTGGGAGCTGAACGAGGCCTTTGCCTCGCAGGCCCTGTACTGCCAGCGCCAGCTGGGTATTCCGAACGAACGCCTGAATGTCAATGGCGGCGCCATCTCCATCGGCCACCCCTTCGGCATGACGGGTGCGCGCCTGGCCGGCCACATCCTGCTGGAAGGCCAGCGCCGCAAGGCCAAGGACCCGTCCGTGAAGTGGGGCGTGGTGACCATGTGCATCGGCGGCGGCCAGGGCGCGGCCGGACTGTTCGAGATTTTCTGA